A genomic window from Streptomyces sp. NBC_01429 includes:
- a CDS encoding NYN domain-containing protein, whose protein sequence is MEHVDRCVVLVDAGYLLGAAASLLAGEPARSRITVDHAALIQGLRERAEADTEQPLLRIYWFDGAPDRVPQPEHRRLRVMPRVTVRLGALTRSDGRWAQKGVDAAMHAELTELARNRACSDVVLVTGDGDLLPGLMSAKEHGVAVHLWAVQAADGDYNQSEDLVAEADERRVLDRAWITKAVRAKELGGICPPPPAPRPEIAAILSAPLPESALAASAEGAERAARDARAAEGRAAPAAPPAAERAPEPHPAASAAGTKGVPTPKDLAGLRAPGTDRAADVRPDRVPANATLRWSSDKGWIERPGAAAAGEPPETASLPTLAQLTSAEQRWADREEDITTVGGDPFEVGQVFARRWMERLPDGGHVQKLSVMYPRVPHRIDGELLRYAARFGLLAHKDDQIDEHDRYAIRAGFWREIDVRAAAENVNAAPGS, encoded by the coding sequence GTGGAACACGTGGACCGCTGCGTCGTCCTGGTGGACGCCGGCTATCTGCTGGGCGCCGCCGCGAGTCTCCTCGCCGGAGAACCGGCCCGTTCCCGCATCACCGTCGACCACGCCGCGCTCATCCAGGGCCTGCGCGAGCGGGCCGAGGCCGACACGGAACAGCCGCTGCTCCGCATCTACTGGTTCGACGGCGCCCCCGACCGGGTCCCGCAGCCCGAACACCGGCGGCTGCGCGTCATGCCCCGGGTCACCGTGCGCCTCGGTGCGCTCACCCGCAGCGACGGGCGCTGGGCCCAGAAGGGCGTCGACGCCGCGATGCACGCGGAGCTGACCGAGCTGGCCAGGAACCGGGCCTGCTCCGACGTGGTGCTCGTGACGGGCGACGGCGATCTGCTGCCCGGTCTGATGTCGGCCAAGGAGCACGGCGTCGCCGTCCACCTGTGGGCCGTCCAGGCCGCCGACGGGGACTACAACCAGTCCGAGGACCTGGTCGCCGAGGCCGACGAGCGGCGGGTGCTGGACCGGGCCTGGATCACCAAGGCCGTCCGCGCCAAGGAGCTGGGCGGGATCTGTCCGCCGCCGCCCGCACCGCGCCCCGAGATCGCGGCGATCCTCTCCGCGCCGCTGCCCGAGTCCGCGCTCGCCGCCTCCGCCGAGGGCGCGGAGCGGGCCGCGCGGGACGCACGGGCCGCCGAGGGGCGCGCCGCCCCGGCCGCGCCGCCCGCCGCCGAGCGCGCCCCCGAACCCCACCCCGCCGCCTCCGCCGCCGGGACGAAGGGCGTGCCCACGCCCAAGGACCTGGCGGGGCTGCGCGCTCCCGGCACCGACCGGGCCGCCGACGTCCGGCCCGACCGGGTTCCGGCCAACGCGACGCTGCGCTGGTCCTCCGACAAGGGCTGGATCGAGCGCCCCGGCGCCGCCGCGGCCGGCGAGCCGCCCGAGACGGCGTCCCTGCCCACGCTGGCGCAGCTCACCAGCGCGGAGCAGCGCTGGGCCGACCGCGAGGAGGACATCACGACGGTCGGCGGCGACCCGTTCGAGGTCGGACAGGTCTTCGCCCGCCGCTGGATGGAACGGCTCCCGGACGGCGGCCATGTGCAGAAGCTGTCCGTCATGTATCCGCGCGTACCGCACCGCATCGACGGCGAACTGCTGCGCTACGCGGCGCGCTTCGGGCTGCTCGCCCACAAGGACGACCAGATCGACGAGCACGACCGCTACGCGATCCGCGCCGGGTTCTGGCGCGAGATCGACGTACGGGCGGCGGCGGAGAACGTCAACGCGGCTCCCGGCTCCTGA
- a CDS encoding ABC transporter ATP-binding protein, with the protein MCVVRDLVKTYPAARGGRGAPGTPAVRATDGISLEVRRGEIFGLLGPNGAGKTTLVRQLTGLMRPDSGEVQLLGHDLVRHPERAARLIGYLGQESSALDELTVSLAAETTGRLRGLTLRAARAERDEVLAELGLTEIAGRPLKKLSGGQRRLACFAATLVGERPVLVLDEPTTGMDPVARRAVWSAVDRRRAEHGATVVLVTHNVIEAETVLDRVAVLERGKVIACDTPAGLKHEVANEVRVELVWRERAPLDVPEVAALRGSAQESGRRWVLRLAPDEARAAVAAVTGGAAFAALDDFTLATPSLEDVYLALGGRAKGLVKA; encoded by the coding sequence GTGTGCGTGGTGCGCGATCTGGTGAAGACGTACCCCGCCGCGCGCGGTGGCCGAGGGGCCCCCGGGACACCGGCGGTGCGGGCCACCGACGGGATCTCCCTCGAAGTGCGGCGCGGCGAGATCTTCGGTCTGCTCGGGCCCAACGGAGCGGGCAAGACCACGCTCGTACGGCAGCTCACCGGCCTGATGCGGCCCGATTCCGGCGAGGTCCAGCTCCTCGGGCACGATCTCGTGCGCCACCCCGAGCGCGCCGCCCGGCTCATCGGCTATCTCGGCCAGGAGTCGAGCGCGCTCGACGAGCTGACGGTCTCCCTGGCCGCCGAGACCACCGGCAGGCTGCGCGGGCTGACGCTCAGGGCGGCGCGGGCGGAGCGGGACGAGGTGCTCGCGGAGCTGGGGCTGACCGAGATCGCCGGGCGGCCCCTGAAGAAGCTCTCCGGCGGCCAGCGGCGGCTGGCGTGCTTCGCGGCCACGCTGGTGGGGGAGCGGCCCGTCCTCGTACTGGACGAGCCCACCACCGGGATGGACCCCGTGGCGCGGCGCGCGGTGTGGTCGGCGGTGGACCGGCGGCGCGCCGAGCACGGCGCGACCGTGGTGCTGGTCACCCACAACGTCATCGAGGCCGAGACCGTCCTCGACCGGGTCGCCGTGCTGGAACGGGGCAAGGTCATCGCCTGCGACACCCCGGCGGGGCTGAAGCACGAGGTCGCGAACGAGGTACGGGTGGAGCTGGTGTGGCGCGAGCGCGCCCCGCTCGACGTTCCCGAGGTCGCTGCGCTGCGCGGATCCGCGCAGGAGTCCGGGCGCCGCTGGGTGCTGCGGCTCGCGCCGGACGAGGCGCGCGCGGCGGTCGCCGCGGTGACCGGCGGCGCGGCGTTCGCGGCGCTGGACGACTTCACGCTGGCGACGCCGAGCCTGGAGGATGTCTATCTGGCGCTGGGCGGCCGGGCGAAGGGGCTGGTGAAGGCGTGA
- a CDS encoding ABC transporter permease produces MSIVPAEAVSGRIRTGRDTTQGTADGAPAPLAPRARLLPSLAAVYRAQLSRARVARIPLLFVATFQSVGIMILMRGVVDGGGEARAVVAGSSVLVVAFVALNLLAQYFGQLRASGGLDHYATLPVPPAAVVLGAAGAYASFTVPGTLVTAVTGSVLFQLPLTHLWVLVAVIPLSGAALAGLGAACGLLAPRPELATLLGQLGMSAALLLGVLPADRLPGPVGYARDLLPSTYGVEAFARTFDAHPDWSAVALDLGVCAAVGVCSLAVATWAYRRAAVR; encoded by the coding sequence GTGAGCATCGTGCCCGCGGAGGCCGTCTCCGGGAGAATCCGGACCGGCCGGGACACCACCCAGGGGACGGCGGACGGCGCCCCCGCGCCGCTCGCCCCCCGCGCGCGGCTGCTGCCCTCGCTCGCCGCCGTCTACCGCGCGCAGCTGTCGCGGGCGCGGGTCGCCCGGATCCCGCTGCTCTTCGTGGCGACCTTCCAGTCCGTCGGGATCATGATCCTGATGCGCGGGGTCGTCGACGGGGGCGGCGAGGCGCGGGCGGTGGTCGCCGGGTCCAGCGTGCTCGTCGTGGCGTTCGTCGCGCTCAATCTGCTCGCCCAGTACTTCGGCCAGCTGCGCGCGAGCGGCGGGCTCGACCACTACGCGACCCTGCCCGTGCCGCCCGCCGCCGTGGTGCTGGGCGCGGCCGGGGCGTACGCCTCCTTCACGGTGCCCGGCACCCTGGTCACCGCCGTCACCGGCAGCGTGCTGTTCCAGCTGCCGCTGACGCATCTGTGGGTGCTGGTGGCGGTCATCCCGCTCTCCGGCGCCGCCCTCGCCGGTCTCGGCGCCGCGTGCGGGCTGCTGGCGCCGCGCCCGGAACTGGCCACGCTCCTCGGGCAGCTGGGGATGTCGGCGGCGCTGCTGCTGGGCGTGCTGCCCGCTGACCGGCTGCCGGGACCGGTGGGGTACGCGCGCGATCTGCTGCCCTCCACCTACGGCGTCGAGGCTTTCGCCCGTACGTTCGACGCGCACCCCGACTGGTCCGCGGTCGCCCTCGACCTCGGTGTCTGCGCGGCCGTCGGCGTCTGTTCGCTGGCGGTGGCGACGTGGGCCTACCGGCGGGCGGCGGTCCGGTGA
- a CDS encoding ABC transporter permease — protein sequence MTAPLTPPHQPPHDDPWQTPPPGLSPYSGSGAERDSDFDLKSELRQGVAVLVAVALVGLALGLLWMWLAPRVPLVSDDTAVFLKDTEGEEAIAADGTFLLLALGFGVLSAVLVFLFRRRGGIAVVAGLALGGVLGSVLAWKFGAWLGPTSDVVAHARAVGKGVTFDAPLELNAKGVLLAWPVAAMVVHLALTALFGPRDPEPEWDWGPAPMYGTPHTPPAPQASPAPHMPEASQAPRRPGGDEPRG from the coding sequence GTGACCGCACCGCTGACGCCTCCCCACCAACCGCCGCACGACGACCCCTGGCAGACACCGCCGCCCGGGCTCTCCCCGTACTCCGGGTCCGGAGCGGAGCGGGACAGCGACTTCGACCTGAAATCGGAGCTGCGCCAGGGCGTGGCGGTGCTGGTGGCGGTGGCCCTGGTGGGCCTCGCGCTCGGGCTGCTGTGGATGTGGCTGGCGCCCCGGGTCCCGCTCGTCTCGGACGACACGGCGGTCTTCCTCAAGGACACGGAGGGCGAGGAGGCCATCGCGGCGGACGGCACGTTTCTGCTGCTGGCCCTCGGCTTCGGGGTGCTGAGCGCGGTGCTGGTCTTCCTCTTCCGGCGGCGCGGCGGGATCGCGGTCGTCGCCGGGCTCGCGCTGGGCGGCGTCCTGGGATCGGTGCTGGCCTGGAAGTTCGGCGCGTGGCTGGGCCCCACGTCGGACGTGGTGGCGCACGCCAGGGCGGTCGGCAAGGGGGTCACCTTCGACGCGCCGCTCGAACTGAACGCGAAGGGCGTGCTGCTGGCGTGGCCGGTCGCCGCGATGGTGGTGCATCTGGCGTTGACGGCCCTGTTCGGGCCGCGCGACCCGGAACCGGAGTGGGACTGGGGCCCGGCCCCGATGTACGGGACCCCCCACACGCCTCCCGCACCCCAGGCGTCCCCGGCGCCCCACATGCCCGAGGCTTCCCAGGCGCCCCGGAGGCCCGGCGGGGACGAGCCGCGCGGCTGA
- the ybaK gene encoding Cys-tRNA(Pro) deacylase: MAKKTKKQQTGGTPATVALTAAGTSYTLHAYEHDPASPSYGEEAARALGVPAERVFKTLVADVDGELTVAVVPVAGSLDLKALAAAVGGKRATMADPAAAERTTGYVRGGISPLGQRKRLRTVVDASAGGHATICVSAGRRGLEVELSPADLASLTGATLAPIGRTALL; this comes from the coding sequence TTGGCGAAGAAGACCAAGAAGCAGCAGACCGGCGGAACTCCGGCGACGGTCGCGCTGACCGCCGCGGGCACGTCGTACACGCTGCACGCGTACGAGCACGACCCCGCCTCCCCCTCCTATGGCGAGGAGGCGGCCCGCGCGCTGGGCGTCCCCGCCGAGCGGGTCTTCAAGACGCTCGTCGCGGACGTCGACGGCGAACTCACCGTGGCCGTCGTCCCGGTCGCCGGCTCGCTCGACCTCAAGGCGCTGGCGGCGGCGGTCGGCGGCAAGCGCGCCACGATGGCCGACCCGGCGGCGGCGGAGCGTACGACGGGGTACGTGCGCGGCGGCATCTCACCGCTGGGCCAGCGCAAGCGGCTGCGTACGGTGGTGGACGCCTCGGCCGGCGGGCACGCGACGATCTGTGTCTCGGCGGGCCGCCGGGGCCTGGAGGTCGAACTGTCCCCGGCGGACCTGGCGTCCCTCACCGGGGCGACGCTGGCGCCGATCGGCCGGACGGCTCTTCTTTAG
- a CDS encoding LON peptidase substrate-binding domain-containing protein: MTTARLPLFPLNAVLFPGLVLPLNVYEERYRAIMRELLKTDESEPRRFAVVAIRDGHEVATTAPGMPDGSAPPERGPATGFGPDPLAAFHPVACVADTATIRERPDGSFEVVATGTTRARLLSVDASGPYLTGELEELPEETGEGAATLAEGVLRAFQSYQKRLAGARERSLSRSDELPHEPSVVSYLVAAAAVLDIPTRQRLLEAPDVADRLRAELKLLRAETAVIRHLPSLPAVDLTHAPNSPN, from the coding sequence GTGACCACCGCACGCCTCCCTCTCTTCCCGCTGAACGCGGTGCTGTTCCCGGGCCTCGTCCTGCCGCTGAACGTCTACGAGGAGCGTTATCGCGCCATCATGCGCGAGCTGCTCAAGACGGACGAGTCCGAGCCGCGCCGCTTCGCCGTGGTCGCCATCCGCGACGGGCACGAAGTCGCGACGACCGCGCCGGGGATGCCGGACGGGAGCGCGCCGCCCGAGCGCGGCCCCGCGACCGGCTTCGGCCCCGATCCCCTCGCCGCCTTCCACCCGGTGGCCTGTGTCGCGGACACGGCCACCATCCGCGAACGTCCCGACGGCAGCTTCGAGGTGGTCGCCACCGGCACCACCCGGGCCCGGCTGCTGTCGGTCGACGCGAGCGGCCCGTATCTGACGGGTGAGCTGGAGGAGCTGCCCGAGGAGACGGGCGAGGGCGCCGCCACGCTCGCCGAGGGGGTGCTGCGGGCGTTCCAGAGCTATCAGAAGCGGCTGGCCGGGGCGCGGGAGCGCTCGCTGTCCAGGAGCGACGAGCTGCCGCACGAGCCCTCGGTGGTCTCGTACCTGGTGGCGGCGGCGGCCGTGCTCGACATCCCGACCCGGCAGCGGCTGCTGGAGGCGCCCGACGTCGCGGACCGGCTGCGCGCGGAGCTGAAGCTGCTGCGCGCCGAGACGGCGGTGATCCGCCATCTTCCGTCGCTGCCCGCGGTGGATCTGACCCACGCGCCGAACAGCCCCAACTGA
- a CDS encoding oxidoreductase translates to MTEPQYDESPDWLSAAELGMWQSFRNGSTYDLSTSDPLLNDPFAPRPWGTERSVRARVVALLLLSGPTALPGRVAALKLCGVQITGTLNLAGGTIAPYVELTYCRFENEVVLPESHFTTLRMVSCAIPRLEAARLHTEGDLHLPRCRVDRGIRLTDAQIGTDLLISEIDVRPDRTGRAIAADGLVVAQDLQADQIETYGEVSLRGAKIGVSLSLRGSRLRAAEERRALNAPQLTVERSLHMTGAWVNDDAGHHGITPPHGIGAGSAALLGARLQRFECRGGVRLDDGRFGDAVDVDQARFFLTAAEELSLRRIVTPELRFTCDHIEDGRVVLSGARIVTLIDMSTSWPGPGGLGMGGFTYENLVPFGHFPLIRRLEWLAAATPEYSPEPYERLAQVLRQSGEDADAREVLLAKHRRRRETLSLAGKVWGYIQDWTVAYGYRPGRAALWMAVLWGASTVAFARNAPPALRGEEHPAWNPALYSLDLLIPVIDFGQDGYWLVSGGWQWAAAALTVLGWILATTVTAGATRALRRG, encoded by the coding sequence GTGACCGAGCCGCAGTACGACGAATCTCCCGACTGGCTCAGCGCGGCGGAACTCGGCATGTGGCAGTCGTTCCGCAACGGCAGTACGTACGACCTGAGCACTTCGGACCCCCTGCTCAACGACCCCTTCGCGCCGCGCCCCTGGGGCACGGAGCGCAGCGTGCGCGCCCGGGTGGTCGCCCTGCTGCTGCTCAGCGGCCCCACGGCGCTGCCCGGCAGAGTGGCGGCGCTCAAGCTGTGCGGTGTGCAGATCACCGGGACGCTCAACCTCGCGGGCGGCACGATCGCGCCGTATGTGGAGCTGACCTACTGCCGCTTCGAGAACGAGGTGGTGCTGCCCGAGTCGCACTTCACCACGTTACGCATGGTGAGCTGTGCGATCCCCCGGCTGGAGGCCGCCCGGCTGCACACCGAGGGAGATCTCCATCTGCCCCGCTGCCGGGTCGACCGGGGCATCCGGCTGACGGACGCCCAGATCGGCACGGATCTGCTGATCAGCGAGATCGACGTACGGCCGGACCGGACCGGCCGCGCGATCGCGGCCGACGGGCTGGTCGTCGCGCAGGATCTCCAGGCCGATCAGATCGAGACATACGGCGAGGTGAGTCTGCGGGGCGCGAAGATCGGGGTGTCGCTGAGTCTGCGCGGCAGCCGGCTGCGCGCGGCGGAGGAGCGGCGCGCGCTCAACGCGCCTCAGCTGACGGTCGAGCGCTCGCTGCACATGACCGGCGCGTGGGTGAACGACGACGCCGGCCACCACGGCATCACACCCCCGCACGGCATCGGGGCCGGGTCAGCGGCCCTGCTCGGCGCCCGGCTCCAGCGCTTCGAGTGCCGGGGCGGGGTGCGGCTGGACGACGGCCGGTTCGGGGACGCGGTCGACGTCGACCAGGCGCGGTTCTTCCTGACCGCCGCGGAGGAGCTGTCGCTGCGCCGGATCGTCACCCCCGAGCTGCGCTTCACCTGCGACCACATCGAGGACGGCCGGGTGGTGCTGAGCGGCGCGCGGATCGTCACCCTGATCGACATGTCGACGAGCTGGCCGGGCCCCGGCGGTCTGGGCATGGGCGGCTTCACCTACGAGAACCTCGTCCCGTTCGGCCACTTCCCGCTCATCCGGCGCCTGGAGTGGCTGGCGGCGGCGACGCCGGAGTACTCCCCCGAGCCGTACGAACGGCTGGCGCAGGTCCTGCGGCAGAGCGGCGAGGACGCGGACGCCCGCGAGGTGCTCCTCGCCAAGCACCGCCGCCGCCGCGAGACGCTGTCGCTGGCCGGGAAGGTCTGGGGCTACATCCAGGACTGGACGGTGGCGTACGGCTACCGTCCGGGGCGGGCGGCGCTGTGGATGGCCGTGCTGTGGGGGGCGAGCACGGTGGCCTTCGCGCGCAACGCGCCGCCGGCCCTGCGGGGCGAGGAGCACCCGGCGTGGAACCCGGCGCTCTACTCACTCGATCTGCTGATCCCCGTCATCGACTTCGGGCAGGACGGCTACTGGCTGGTGTCGGGCGGCTGGCAGTGGGCGGCGGCGGCCCTGACGGTCCTGGGCTGGATCCTGGCGACGACGGTCACGGCGGGCGCGACGAGGGCGCTGCGCCGGGGATGA
- the hisD gene encoding histidinol dehydrogenase, which produces MISRIDLRGEPLPEGGALRDLLPRAEFDVEAALEKVRPLCEDVRHRGTAALIEAAAEFDGVELARVRVPGAALTAALEALDPAVRAALEESIRRARLVHRAQRRSTHTTQVVPGGSVTEKWVPVERVGLYAPGGRSVYPSSVIMNVVPAQEAGVESIALASPAQKDFDGLPHPTILAACALLGIDEVYAAGGASAVAMFAYGTTGPDGCAPVNMVTGPGNIWVAAAKRYFTGRIGIDAEAGPTEIAILADDTADPVHVAADLISQAEHDPLAAAVLVTDSVRLADAVDKELEPQTAATKHIEDRVVPALSGRQSAIVLVDSVEDGLRIVNAYGAEHLEIQTADATAVAGRVRNAGAVFVGPYAPVSLGDYCAGSNHVLPTGGCACHSSGLSVQSFLRGIHIVDYTEDALAEVAHHVVTLAEAEDLPAHGAAIKARFQWKVPGK; this is translated from the coding sequence GTGATCTCACGAATCGATCTGCGCGGCGAACCCCTTCCCGAGGGCGGAGCCCTGCGTGACCTGCTGCCCCGAGCCGAATTCGACGTGGAAGCCGCCCTGGAGAAGGTGCGGCCGCTCTGCGAGGACGTACGGCACAGGGGCACGGCGGCGCTGATCGAGGCCGCGGCCGAGTTCGACGGTGTGGAGCTGGCGCGGGTGCGTGTCCCGGGCGCCGCGCTCACCGCCGCCCTGGAGGCGCTGGACCCCGCCGTACGGGCCGCGCTGGAGGAGTCGATCCGCCGCGCCAGGCTGGTGCACCGCGCCCAGCGCCGCTCCACGCACACCACCCAGGTGGTGCCGGGCGGCTCGGTCACCGAGAAGTGGGTGCCGGTCGAGCGGGTCGGGCTGTACGCGCCCGGCGGGCGGTCCGTCTACCCCTCTTCCGTGATCATGAACGTGGTACCGGCGCAGGAGGCGGGCGTCGAGTCGATCGCGCTGGCCTCGCCCGCGCAGAAGGACTTCGACGGCCTGCCGCACCCCACCATCCTGGCCGCGTGCGCGCTGCTCGGCATCGACGAGGTGTACGCGGCGGGCGGCGCCTCGGCCGTCGCGATGTTCGCGTACGGGACGACGGGCCCCGACGGCTGCGCGCCCGTGAACATGGTCACAGGCCCCGGCAACATCTGGGTCGCCGCCGCCAAGCGGTACTTCACCGGCCGGATCGGCATCGACGCCGAGGCCGGCCCCACCGAGATCGCGATCCTCGCGGACGACACCGCCGACCCGGTGCACGTCGCGGCGGACCTGATCAGCCAGGCCGAGCACGACCCGCTCGCCGCCGCCGTCCTCGTCACCGACTCGGTGCGGCTGGCCGACGCGGTCGACAAGGAGCTGGAGCCGCAGACCGCGGCGACCAAGCACATCGAGGACCGGGTGGTCCCGGCGCTCTCCGGCCGGCAGTCGGCCATCGTGCTGGTCGACTCCGTCGAGGACGGCCTGCGGATCGTCAACGCGTACGGCGCCGAACACCTGGAGATCCAGACCGCGGACGCCACCGCCGTCGCCGGCCGTGTGCGCAACGCGGGCGCCGTCTTCGTCGGCCCGTACGCCCCCGTCTCCCTCGGCGACTACTGCGCCGGCTCCAACCACGTCCTGCCCACCGGCGGTTGTGCCTGCCACTCCTCGGGGCTCTCGGTCCAGTCGTTCCTGCGCGGCATCCACATCGTGGACTACACCGAGGACGCGCTCGCGGAGGTCGCCCACCACGTGGTGACGCTCGCGGAGGCCGAGGACCTGCCCGCGCACGGCGCGGCGATCAAGGCGAGGTTCCAGTGGAAGGTGCCCGGAAAGTGA
- a CDS encoding histidinol-phosphate transaminase yields the protein MTFGIDDLPVRDELRGKSPYGAPQLDVPVQLNTNENPYPLPEPLVERIAERVREAARTLNRYPDRDAVELRTELARYLSRTGNHPLTVAEVWAANGSNEVIQQLLQTFGGPGRTAIGFEPSYSMHGLIARGTGTGWISGPRNADFTIDVAAAREAIAAHRPEVVFITSPNNPTGTAVGADAVLALYEAAQAARPSLVVVDEAYVEFSHRPSLLPLIEGRPHLVVSRTMSKAFGAAGLRLGYLAAHPAVVDAVQLVRLPYHLSAVTQATALAALEYTDTLLGYVETLKAERDRLVTELRALGYEVTDSDANFVQFGLFEDSHAVWRRILDRGVLVRDNGVPGWLRVTAGTPSENDAFLDAVRDLKKEQSA from the coding sequence GTGACGTTCGGTATCGACGACCTGCCCGTACGGGACGAGCTGCGCGGCAAGTCCCCCTACGGCGCCCCCCAGCTGGACGTCCCCGTACAGCTCAACACCAACGAGAACCCCTACCCGCTGCCCGAGCCGCTGGTCGAGCGGATCGCCGAGCGGGTCCGCGAGGCCGCGCGGACCCTCAACCGCTACCCGGACCGGGACGCGGTGGAGCTGCGCACCGAACTGGCCCGCTATCTCAGCCGTACCGGGAACCACCCGCTGACGGTGGCCGAAGTCTGGGCCGCCAACGGCTCCAACGAGGTCATCCAGCAGCTCCTCCAGACCTTCGGCGGCCCCGGCCGTACGGCGATCGGCTTCGAGCCCTCCTACTCGATGCACGGCCTCATCGCGCGCGGCACGGGCACCGGCTGGATCTCGGGGCCGCGCAACGCGGACTTCACCATCGACGTGGCGGCCGCGCGCGAGGCGATCGCCGCGCACCGGCCCGAGGTCGTCTTCATCACCTCGCCCAACAACCCCACCGGCACCGCCGTCGGCGCCGACGCCGTCCTCGCGCTGTACGAGGCCGCCCAGGCGGCCCGGCCGTCGCTGGTCGTCGTGGACGAGGCGTACGTCGAGTTCAGTCACCGCCCCTCCCTGCTGCCGCTCATCGAGGGCCGGCCCCACCTGGTCGTCTCCCGCACGATGTCCAAGGCGTTCGGGGCCGCCGGGCTGCGGCTCGGCTATCTGGCCGCGCACCCCGCCGTGGTGGACGCCGTCCAGCTGGTGCGGCTGCCGTACCACCTGTCCGCCGTCACCCAGGCCACCGCGCTCGCCGCGCTGGAGTACACCGATACGCTGCTCGGGTACGTCGAGACGCTCAAGGCCGAGCGGGACCGGCTGGTCACCGAATTGCGCGCCCTCGGTTACGAGGTCACCGACTCGGACGCGAACTTCGTCCAGTTCGGCCTCTTCGAGGACTCCCACGCGGTGTGGCGGCGGATCCTCGACCGGGGTGTCCTCGTCCGCGACAACGGCGTACCGGGCTGGCTGCGGGTCACCGCGGGAACCCCGTCCGAGAACGACGCGTTCCTCGACGCGGTACGTGATCTCAAGAAGGAGCAGAGCGCATGA
- the hisB gene encoding imidazoleglycerol-phosphate dehydratase HisB — translation MSRIGRVERTTKETSVVVEIDLDGSGKVDVSTGVGFYDHMLDQLGRHGLFDLTVKTEGDLHIDSHHTIEDTALAIGAAFKQALGDKVGIYRFGNCTVPLDESLAQVTVDLSGRPYLVHTEPENMAPMIGEYDTTMTRHILESFVAQAQIALHVHVPYGRNAHHIVECQFKALARALRYASERDPRAAGILPSTKGAL, via the coding sequence ATGAGCCGCATCGGCCGCGTGGAACGCACAACCAAGGAGACATCCGTCGTCGTCGAGATCGACCTCGACGGCAGCGGAAAGGTCGACGTGTCGACCGGGGTCGGCTTCTACGACCACATGCTCGACCAGCTCGGCCGGCACGGCCTGTTCGACCTCACGGTGAAGACCGAGGGCGATCTGCACATCGACTCGCACCACACCATCGAGGACACGGCCCTCGCCATCGGCGCCGCCTTCAAGCAGGCGCTCGGCGACAAGGTGGGCATCTACCGCTTCGGCAACTGCACGGTGCCGCTGGACGAGTCGCTGGCCCAGGTGACGGTGGACCTGTCGGGGCGCCCGTACCTCGTCCACACCGAGCCCGAGAACATGGCGCCGATGATCGGCGAGTACGACACGACGATGACCCGGCACATCCTGGAGTCCTTCGTCGCCCAGGCCCAGATCGCGCTGCACGTCCACGTCCCGTACGGGCGCAACGCGCACCACATCGTGGAGTGCCAGTTCAAGGCCCTCGCCCGCGCGCTGCGGTACGCCTCCGAGCGCGACCCGCGCGCCGCCGGCATCCTTCCTTCCACGAAGGGTGCCCTGTGA
- the hisH gene encoding imidazole glycerol phosphate synthase subunit HisH, whose amino-acid sequence MSAVTRKNVVVFDYGFGNVRSAERALARAGAEVEITRDFDRAMNADGLLVPGVGAFSACMTGLKEARGEWIIGRRLAGGRPVMGICVGMQILFERGIEHGVESEGLDEWPGTVEPLKAPVVPHMGWNTVEAPADSDLFAGLDADARFYFVHSYAVREWGLEVTNPKIRAPRVTWATHGEPFVAAVENGALWATQFHPEKSGDAGAQLLTNWIGTL is encoded by the coding sequence ATGAGCGCGGTGACGCGGAAGAACGTCGTGGTCTTCGACTACGGATTCGGCAATGTCCGCTCCGCCGAGCGCGCCCTCGCCAGGGCCGGCGCCGAGGTCGAGATCACCCGCGACTTCGACCGGGCGATGAACGCCGACGGGCTCCTCGTCCCCGGTGTCGGCGCCTTCTCCGCCTGCATGACGGGGCTGAAGGAGGCCCGCGGTGAGTGGATCATCGGCCGCAGGCTGGCCGGCGGCCGTCCCGTGATGGGGATCTGCGTCGGGATGCAGATCCTCTTCGAGCGCGGCATCGAGCACGGCGTGGAGAGCGAGGGCCTGGACGAGTGGCCCGGTACGGTCGAGCCGCTCAAGGCCCCGGTCGTCCCCCACATGGGGTGGAACACGGTCGAGGCGCCCGCGGACAGCGACCTGTTCGCCGGACTCGACGCCGACGCCCGCTTCTACTTCGTGCACTCGTACGCCGTGCGGGAATGGGGCCTTGAGGTCACCAACCCCAAGATCCGCGCCCCCCGGGTCACCTGGGCCACGCACGGCGAGCCGTTCGTCGCCGCCGTGGAGAACGGCGCCCTGTGGGCCACCCAGTTCCACCCCGAGAAGTCCGGCGACGCCGGCGCCCAGCTGCTGACCAACTGGATCGGAACCCTCTGA